A genomic stretch from Algoriphagus halophilus includes:
- a CDS encoding heme ABC transporter ATP-binding protein, with translation MLRASNIHFCIKNRAIIDQMNLELNPGEILAVLGPNGAGKSTFFKILSGEIACKQGTVHYNGKLVHHLQPKQLAAIRSVMPQHSQLNFPFSAEEVVRLGLISSSARSPEHLISELMEVTNTAHLKEKAFNHLSGGEKQRVHLARVLVQIWENKPFPRFLLLDEPTSSLDIAQQHAVLKILDRLKSRNIGILVILHELNLAIQYADKIALLKNGTLVKTGEVHAVMEKETLAHVFDHPIQLIKNPYTGGLIVSSSPEIMSTISSSKLSYYGNL, from the coding sequence ATGCTTAGAGCTTCAAACATTCATTTTTGCATCAAAAACAGAGCGATCATAGATCAGATGAATCTGGAATTGAACCCAGGGGAAATCCTGGCTGTATTAGGCCCGAATGGGGCAGGAAAGTCCACTTTTTTCAAAATCCTATCCGGAGAAATTGCTTGTAAGCAGGGTACTGTTCACTACAATGGAAAATTGGTTCATCACCTGCAACCAAAGCAATTGGCAGCGATCCGATCGGTGATGCCCCAACATTCCCAGTTGAATTTTCCTTTTTCTGCTGAAGAAGTGGTTCGGCTGGGTTTGATCAGTTCCAGTGCAAGGTCCCCGGAACACCTGATTTCCGAACTGATGGAAGTAACCAATACTGCACATCTCAAAGAAAAAGCCTTTAACCATCTCTCTGGTGGAGAAAAGCAACGGGTTCATTTGGCAAGGGTCCTGGTTCAAATCTGGGAAAACAAACCCTTTCCAAGATTTCTGCTGTTGGATGAACCTACTTCCAGTCTGGACATTGCCCAGCAACATGCAGTCTTAAAAATACTGGACCGCTTAAAATCCAGAAACATTGGCATTCTGGTGATTTTACACGAACTGAACCTGGCTATTCAATACGCGGATAAAATAGCCCTGCTAAAGAACGGAACCCTTGTAAAAACCGGAGAAGTGCATGCAGTCATGGAAAAAGAAACCTTGGCCCATGTGTTTGACCACCCCATCCAACTGATCAAAAACCCTTATACCGGAGGACTGATAGTCTCGTCCTCCCCTGAAATAATGTCAACAATATCCTCTTCAAAACTAAGCTACTATGGAAATCTTTAA
- a CDS encoding hemin-degrading factor: protein MEIFNEATISLKQNWEALKTESPQLRIRDAAKRLGVSEAELLATGIGEQVIRLQDNFESQVLDFPQLGKVMALTRNEACVLEHKGPFQKIELHAAGPSTIATVIGPIEQRVFFKSWKFGFAVTTPSPKGILKSLQYFDQTGEAILKVYLQEQSNPAAYERMLEKYASENQHSTLDIETPEIPSYSSFNELDMDAFQSDWATMRDTHDFFGMLRKHRLNRLDAVKWIGDRWAYEVNKLSVRKVLSVASDTQLPIMIFAGNKGNIQIHQGKIRTIRQMGNWINVLDPDFNMHLNESEVDSAYVVHKNTTDGYVSALELFDKNGELAVQFFGLRKPGLPQKPAWKELLDQLT from the coding sequence ATGGAAATCTTTAATGAAGCTACCATTTCCCTAAAGCAAAACTGGGAAGCATTAAAAACAGAATCGCCTCAATTGAGAATCAGGGATGCCGCAAAAAGACTTGGGGTTTCTGAAGCCGAACTTTTGGCAACCGGGATCGGTGAGCAGGTGATTAGACTGCAAGACAATTTTGAATCGCAGGTACTTGATTTCCCTCAGCTTGGGAAAGTCATGGCTTTGACCAGAAATGAAGCATGTGTCCTGGAGCATAAAGGTCCTTTTCAAAAAATCGAACTACATGCTGCCGGTCCTTCCACCATCGCTACCGTGATTGGCCCCATAGAACAACGTGTGTTTTTCAAAAGCTGGAAATTCGGTTTTGCCGTGACTACCCCCTCTCCAAAGGGAATATTAAAAAGCCTCCAATATTTTGACCAGACGGGAGAGGCCATTTTAAAAGTTTATTTACAGGAGCAATCCAATCCTGCCGCTTATGAACGAATGCTGGAAAAATACGCATCGGAAAACCAACATAGCACGCTGGACATAGAAACACCTGAAATACCCTCCTACTCCTCCTTCAATGAGCTGGATATGGATGCGTTTCAATCTGATTGGGCCACTATGAGAGATACCCATGACTTTTTCGGGATGCTTCGAAAGCACCGGCTGAACCGATTGGATGCTGTAAAATGGATTGGGGATAGATGGGCTTACGAAGTAAACAAGCTTTCGGTGAGGAAAGTACTTTCTGTTGCCTCTGATACACAATTACCCATCATGATTTTTGCGGGCAATAAAGGGAACATTCAAATCCATCAGGGAAAAATAAGAACCATCAGACAGATGGGAAATTGGATCAATGTACTGGATCCTGACTTCAATATGCATCTCAACGAATCGGAGGTGGATTCCGCTTATGTGGTACATAAAAACACCACAGATGGATATGTATCCGCACTTGAACTCTTTGACAAAAACGGGGAATTGGCAGTTCAATTCTTTGGTCTTAGAAAACCAGGATTGCCCCAAAAACCCGCCTGGAAAGAATTATTGGATCAATTGACTTAA
- a CDS encoding TonB-dependent receptor, whose protein sequence is MFRFSLNKIIASILSILFWFPPVLAQEKARVISNSGETIPFATIQVMNGKGITTDLEGRFDLDQELRNKRFQILALGHQSKWYYLTDHDTITVFKLKEEINELDPVVVTGNYEPQSARNSVYQVRSIEKETLQNRASTTIQEALNTQLGIRFSQDNALGSSNMELLGLSGQNVKILVDGVPMVGRQGTSNEININQIDVNRIERIEIVEGPMSVVYGADALAGVINIITKKDLGNTWSLSARIQEETVGSEYQPFTRKGNHTRSVSGNYGMNKWNFGASFSQNNFGGWKGKKTGRDYEWLPKDQIFLNLSASWTGKSFYADYQLDYLDETVFSYGADARFEILDQQFITSRWMHRISGRWESSNGIGLTWQGAYTDYSRDSETWVTQVYSGEKYQSQAEGANSTIHYQGFTWRMMVDWKLGNTLRLNPGVDIHLEKGAGERIVSNDGIRDYAVFLSAEWVPNPKISIKPGIRKTWNSAYEAPPIIPSINSKWNLSDQLAIRFAYAYGFRAPSTRELYFNFFDASHRISGNPNLKAENSNSFNGSLDWKKQVSQGIQLKTVLSGFYNDLSNRIAYAQDPDNMQVTTLINVDRYKTTGLTLGESLSMKNWNFNLGFSYIGRYNQLSQEESNLPAFVWTPEITSDISYQIKPWKTTASLFYKWTGSLPGYEISLDENGNPQPKEIELDGYQWMDLTFKKEIRTNLNVHMGIKNLFNITQINSSSESGAAHGMGSQRPIGYGRSYFLGLTYQLKN, encoded by the coding sequence ATGTTTAGATTTAGTCTAAATAAAATTATCGCTTCAATCCTATCTATCCTCTTCTGGTTTCCTCCCGTGCTGGCACAGGAAAAAGCTAGGGTGATCAGTAATTCCGGAGAGACTATTCCCTTCGCGACGATTCAGGTAATGAATGGAAAAGGGATCACAACTGACCTGGAGGGGAGGTTTGATTTGGATCAAGAATTGAGAAATAAACGGTTCCAGATTTTGGCATTAGGCCACCAGTCCAAATGGTATTATTTAACTGATCATGATACGATTACAGTATTTAAGCTCAAGGAGGAAATCAATGAACTGGACCCCGTGGTGGTCACAGGAAATTACGAACCACAATCTGCCAGAAATTCGGTATACCAAGTTCGGTCGATTGAAAAAGAAACGCTTCAAAACAGGGCCTCCACTACCATTCAGGAAGCTTTAAATACCCAACTGGGAATTCGGTTTAGCCAGGACAATGCATTGGGATCCTCGAATATGGAACTTCTTGGATTGTCCGGACAAAATGTGAAAATCCTTGTCGATGGAGTACCCATGGTGGGAAGACAAGGAACTTCCAACGAAATCAATATCAATCAAATTGATGTAAACCGAATTGAACGCATCGAAATTGTAGAGGGGCCCATGTCGGTGGTATACGGAGCGGATGCACTGGCCGGAGTAATCAACATCATCACCAAGAAAGACCTGGGAAACACCTGGAGTTTGTCGGCTAGAATCCAGGAGGAAACTGTCGGATCGGAATACCAACCCTTTACCCGCAAAGGCAACCACACCCGCAGTGTTTCCGGGAATTATGGGATGAATAAATGGAACTTCGGAGCATCTTTCTCCCAAAACAATTTCGGGGGCTGGAAAGGCAAAAAAACAGGTCGGGACTATGAATGGCTGCCAAAAGATCAGATTTTTTTGAATCTGAGCGCTTCCTGGACAGGTAAATCTTTCTATGCGGACTATCAATTGGACTACCTGGATGAAACGGTATTTTCTTATGGTGCAGATGCACGGTTTGAAATTTTAGATCAACAGTTCATCACCTCCAGATGGATGCACAGAATAAGTGGAAGATGGGAATCCTCAAACGGCATTGGCCTTACCTGGCAAGGTGCCTATACCGATTATTCCCGGGACTCTGAGACCTGGGTGACCCAGGTCTACAGTGGCGAAAAATACCAATCCCAAGCAGAAGGGGCCAATTCCACCATCCATTACCAAGGCTTCACCTGGAGAATGATGGTGGATTGGAAATTAGGAAACACGCTACGGCTAAATCCAGGGGTAGACATTCATCTTGAAAAAGGAGCAGGAGAACGGATTGTATCCAATGATGGAATCCGGGATTATGCAGTTTTCCTTTCTGCAGAATGGGTACCCAACCCAAAAATCAGTATCAAACCTGGAATTCGGAAAACCTGGAATTCGGCTTATGAGGCACCTCCGATCATCCCTTCGATCAACAGCAAATGGAATCTCTCAGATCAGTTGGCCATTCGGTTTGCCTATGCTTATGGCTTTAGGGCCCCTTCCACCAGAGAATTATATTTTAATTTCTTCGATGCCAGTCATCGCATCTCTGGCAACCCAAACCTCAAAGCAGAAAACTCCAATAGCTTCAACGGTTCCCTGGATTGGAAAAAGCAAGTTTCTCAAGGGATTCAATTGAAAACGGTACTCAGTGGGTTCTATAATGACCTCTCCAATAGAATCGCCTATGCTCAGGATCCTGACAATATGCAGGTCACTACCTTGATCAATGTAGATAGGTACAAAACGACTGGACTTACCCTAGGAGAAAGCCTTTCCATGAAAAACTGGAATTTCAACCTAGGCTTTTCCTACATAGGCAGGTACAATCAACTATCCCAAGAGGAATCCAACCTTCCTGCTTTTGTTTGGACTCCAGAAATCACCTCTGACATTTCCTACCAGATTAAACCATGGAAAACCACGGCCAGTCTTTTTTACAAATGGACGGGAAGCCTGCCAGGGTATGAAATCTCTTTAGATGAAAATGGAAATCCCCAACCAAAAGAAATAGAATTGGACGGATACCAATGGATGGATCTCACCTTCAAAAAAGAGATCCGAACAAACCTGAACGTCCATATGGGCATAAAAAACCTGTTCAACATTACCCAAATCAACAGCAGTTCGGAATCCGGCGCTGCGCATGGCATGGGGTCGCAAAGACCCATAGGCTATGGAAGATCCTATTTTCTGGGGCTTACTTATCAATTAAAAAACTAA
- a CDS encoding HmuY family protein — translation MKNNRLLTICSLFIGASLFSSCKDDSAPMVIPPDESGWMEVNGGGATYPNTAFIKLRSSEQTAVKRTDWDLAFYTGSDFKVLINGTTGAMASATGKTSLEEVGAEEISAAESSGELLLSFTNLEGILHVDDPSNPLENPIIAPISASDDENEVYLLNRGTSGATERTWKKIKITRADSGYLLEHADATGNSSSSLEIPKDDSYNFVYVSFEHGLVEVEPAKADWDIAWTAGTSSTPYPQASNGTLAYFFQDLVYHNIYGGTTTAEVLEEAIPYENFLHSDIASLDFNSDNRLTIGSSWRGGGGPNSSPAVLEDRYYIVKDSEDNYYKLRFLSLTKDGERGRPSFEYELVKEDV, via the coding sequence ATGAAAAACAATCGATTACTCACCATCTGCTCATTATTCATAGGAGCCAGTCTATTTTCATCTTGCAAAGATGATTCAGCTCCAATGGTCATTCCCCCGGATGAATCCGGATGGATGGAGGTAAATGGCGGTGGAGCTACCTATCCTAATACTGCTTTTATCAAATTGAGATCAAGTGAACAAACTGCCGTCAAAAGAACGGATTGGGACCTGGCATTTTATACCGGATCCGACTTCAAGGTGTTGATCAATGGAACGACAGGAGCCATGGCCTCTGCCACTGGAAAAACCTCATTGGAGGAGGTTGGAGCCGAAGAAATCTCAGCGGCTGAATCATCTGGAGAACTCCTGCTCTCCTTTACCAACCTGGAGGGGATTCTTCATGTAGATGACCCTTCTAATCCCTTGGAAAACCCCATTATAGCCCCAATCAGTGCATCAGATGATGAAAATGAAGTATACCTCTTAAACAGAGGAACCAGTGGAGCCACTGAAAGAACCTGGAAAAAAATCAAAATCACGAGAGCTGATTCCGGATACCTTTTGGAGCATGCTGATGCAACTGGAAACAGCTCTTCCTCCCTTGAAATCCCCAAAGATGATTCATACAATTTTGTGTACGTTTCCTTCGAGCATGGACTAGTGGAAGTAGAACCCGCCAAAGCAGATTGGGACATTGCCTGGACAGCAGGTACCTCCTCCACTCCTTACCCTCAAGCATCCAATGGAACCTTGGCTTATTTTTTCCAAGATTTGGTTTACCACAACATCTACGGTGGAACCACCACGGCAGAAGTACTGGAAGAGGCTATTCCTTATGAAAACTTTCTCCACTCAGATATCGCTTCCCTGGACTTCAATTCAGACAACAGATTAACCATTGGCTCTTCTTGGAGAGGAGGAGGAGGTCCAAACTCAAGTCCCGCAGTTCTTGAAGACCGGTATTACATTGTCAAAGATTCAGAAGACAATTATTACAAATTAAGATTCCTCTCATTGACGAAAGATGGAGAAAGAGGAAGACCCTCTTTTGAATACGAATTGGTGAAGGAAGATGTATAG
- a CDS encoding rhamnogalacturonan acetylesterase, with translation MFQKRPIFIIVLFLPLLFLILAFTSLNTEESLPKTLYLIGDSTVRNGGEGNLQRGWGNFLQEFFDSSRLNVSNQAMAGRSTRTFLKEGRWDKVLSTLQPGDYVIMQFGHNEGSVPDTTRAGYRGVLRGMGEETKELIWPDGTIETVHTYGWYLEKFIQDTKAKGATPIVASMIPRNKFQHGEVERANQDFGKWAREAARRHGVPFLDLNTLIGDLYDTWGPEVVKGLFEKDHTHTNEAGARINAWSVTQGIKKLNNTDLKEYLKKDQPTLFLIGDSTVKNGQGDGAGGLWGWGDFLAPYFDSDQIKVQNHALGGTSSRTFQTYGLWEKVLDKMEPGDFLIMQFGHNDSSPLDDTLRARGTIKSAGLEAEHIYNPITKQQETVYSYGQYLRQMILAAKAKEVTPIVCSLIPRNNWENGKVVRADQGYGLWAKQVAEDTHTAFIDLNTLVANQYDSLGEEYVRTHYFNETDHTHTIQKGAELNAQLVAKAIDELTEIALKEYLMK, from the coding sequence ATGTTTCAGAAAAGACCAATCTTTATCATAGTCCTCTTCCTTCCTCTTCTCTTTTTAATCCTGGCTTTTACTTCGCTGAATACAGAAGAATCCCTTCCCAAAACGCTCTATTTAATCGGAGATTCAACGGTTCGAAATGGCGGAGAGGGAAACCTTCAGAGAGGATGGGGAAACTTTTTACAGGAGTTCTTCGATAGCAGCAGATTGAACGTCAGCAATCAGGCCATGGCAGGAAGAAGTACCAGAACCTTCCTGAAAGAAGGAAGGTGGGACAAGGTCTTGAGTACGCTCCAGCCCGGGGATTATGTGATCATGCAATTTGGTCATAATGAAGGATCAGTCCCTGATACAACGAGAGCAGGTTACCGGGGAGTTTTGAGAGGCATGGGAGAGGAAACCAAAGAGCTGATTTGGCCAGATGGTACCATAGAAACGGTGCATACCTATGGGTGGTACCTGGAAAAGTTCATCCAAGATACCAAAGCGAAAGGAGCCACTCCCATTGTGGCATCCATGATCCCTAGAAATAAGTTTCAACATGGTGAAGTGGAAAGGGCCAACCAAGATTTTGGAAAATGGGCAAGGGAAGCTGCAAGAAGACATGGGGTTCCTTTCCTGGACTTAAATACCCTTATTGGGGACCTATACGACACCTGGGGACCAGAGGTCGTGAAAGGGCTATTTGAAAAAGATCACACGCATACCAATGAAGCGGGTGCCAGAATCAATGCCTGGTCAGTGACCCAGGGAATAAAAAAACTGAACAATACTGATTTGAAAGAATACCTGAAAAAAGATCAACCTACGTTGTTCCTGATTGGGGATTCTACCGTGAAGAATGGTCAAGGTGATGGAGCAGGCGGGCTTTGGGGTTGGGGAGATTTTTTAGCTCCTTACTTTGATTCTGATCAGATAAAAGTTCAAAACCATGCCCTTGGAGGCACCAGTAGCAGAACCTTTCAGACGTATGGGCTTTGGGAAAAAGTGTTGGATAAAATGGAGCCGGGAGATTTTTTGATCATGCAATTTGGCCATAATGACTCCAGCCCATTGGATGACACCTTAAGAGCCAGGGGAACCATCAAAAGTGCAGGGCTGGAAGCCGAGCATATTTACAACCCGATCACAAAGCAACAGGAAACCGTTTACTCCTATGGCCAATATTTAAGACAGATGATCTTGGCAGCCAAAGCCAAAGAGGTAACTCCCATCGTCTGCTCCTTGATTCCAAGAAATAATTGGGAGAACGGAAAAGTGGTTCGTGCGGACCAAGGATACGGGCTTTGGGCTAAACAAGTAGCTGAAGACACCCACACTGCTTTTATTGATTTAAACACGTTAGTGGCAAACCAATACGATAGCTTAGGTGAAGAATACGTGAGAACTCATTATTTTAACGAGACTGACCATACACATACCATTCAAAAAGGTGCTGAACTAAACGCCCAACTAGTGGCAAAAGCAATTGATGAGCTGACGGAAATTGCTTTGAAGGAATATTTAATGAAGTAA
- the rhaM gene encoding L-rhamnose mutarotase: MLKKLAFRMKLIPGFEEEYERRHQEIWPELVGLLKDTGIVDYHIFLDRETSNLFAFQIIEGDANSQDLGNTEIVQRWWKYMADIMETNPDNSPVSIPLLPVFNLNEAQSHE, translated from the coding sequence ATGTTGAAAAAATTAGCTTTCCGAATGAAATTGATTCCAGGATTTGAGGAAGAATATGAAAGGCGTCATCAAGAAATCTGGCCTGAATTGGTTGGTTTGTTAAAAGACACAGGAATCGTGGATTACCATATATTTCTGGATAGGGAAACCTCCAATCTGTTCGCTTTTCAAATAATTGAGGGAGATGCAAATTCACAGGACCTTGGAAACACTGAAATTGTTCAGCGCTGGTGGAAATACATGGCGGATATTATGGAAACCAATCCAGACAACTCCCCTGTGTCTATTCCTCTTTTACCGGTTTTCAACTTAAATGAAGCTCAATCCCATGAATAG
- a CDS encoding glycosyl hydrolase, producing the protein MNRFLLFTYLAFSSVFLCCAPDNKNAIGTADWPEITPTSKPWTRWWWMGSAVDQQNLSSLLEQYQEAGLGGVEIAPIYGAKGYEDRYLDYLSEDWLEVLEFTIQKADSLGMGVDFTQGTGWPFGGPQVNLEEAASAMNIQDYEIHDGKRLSDPIIFQRRNENQPLAKLVAIMAYDEHMHAKEVTEFLKEDGMLEWAEPGNWNIKAIFLDKTGQKVKRAAPGGVGFTLDHFSKAAVDSYNSYFETALSGKDYGFRAFYNDSFEVYGADFTAGFFEEFEQLRGYDLKEYLPYLEMEEGSEIVRRVKSDYRETINDLLLGNFTKNWTTWAHTQGKITKNQAHGSPGNLLDLYAAVDIPECETFGSSYFPIPGLRRDSADIRNVDPDPIMLKFASSAAHITGKNLVSSETFTWLGEHFKSSFSQMKPEVEQAFLAGVNHIFYHGVTYSPEDVSYPGWLFYASLNLTQQNSLWPHIDEFNQFITRTQSILQTGKPDNELLVYWPVYDVWSAPKGKMEMITVHAVDEWLHPTEFYKQSKNLMDSGYSLDFISDDMISTSRVEQGRIQTSEQNQAQVLIIPSTEFMPIETLKNILKLAEQGAHVIFQSKPKSTPGYPIDQAAMQAELDQLWETLNFENGKSEHGNGQVILSNSIQSALEELEIERETLVDSGLDFIRRKTEDGTYYFLVNHSPHEINQTISLNVTAEQLVAMDPLTGSRGILESNILGSKTNTSIFLKSGESIFIKALEESIETSLPSWPDYSKAERKQDLSTNWSLTFKEGQPHLPPSQQMDTIQPWTNQGDPSADDFSGQAEYTSNFDLEKNEGKRYVLQVDQVYESAKVWINGEYAGAIWSIPFQLDVTEHLKNGSNSIKIEVANLMANSIRYLDRNGIQWRNYHEINFVNIDYQPFDASNWNTMPSGIGGKVQLLEF; encoded by the coding sequence ATGAATAGATTTTTACTTTTTACCTATTTGGCTTTCTCCTCGGTCTTTTTGTGCTGTGCTCCCGATAATAAAAACGCAATAGGCACTGCTGATTGGCCTGAAATCACCCCTACTTCAAAGCCCTGGACAAGATGGTGGTGGATGGGAAGTGCTGTAGATCAACAAAACCTCTCTTCCCTACTGGAACAGTATCAGGAAGCAGGGTTGGGAGGCGTGGAAATCGCTCCTATCTATGGAGCGAAAGGGTATGAAGATCGCTATCTGGATTACCTGTCGGAGGATTGGTTGGAGGTGCTGGAGTTCACCATACAAAAAGCAGATTCCTTGGGTATGGGAGTGGATTTTACCCAAGGTACAGGCTGGCCTTTTGGCGGTCCTCAGGTAAACTTGGAGGAAGCTGCCAGTGCCATGAACATACAGGATTATGAAATTCATGATGGCAAGAGGCTTTCCGACCCGATAATCTTCCAAAGAAGGAATGAAAACCAACCCCTTGCCAAACTGGTTGCCATCATGGCTTATGATGAACATATGCATGCGAAAGAGGTGACCGAATTCTTAAAGGAGGATGGGATGTTAGAATGGGCAGAACCTGGAAACTGGAACATCAAAGCAATCTTTTTAGATAAAACTGGGCAAAAAGTAAAAAGAGCCGCCCCTGGGGGAGTGGGATTTACCTTGGATCATTTCAGCAAGGCTGCAGTAGACTCCTATAACAGCTATTTTGAAACTGCACTGAGCGGAAAGGATTATGGATTCAGGGCTTTTTACAATGATAGTTTCGAGGTATATGGTGCTGATTTCACCGCTGGTTTTTTTGAGGAGTTTGAACAATTAAGAGGATACGACCTGAAGGAATATTTACCTTATTTGGAAATGGAAGAGGGTTCTGAAATCGTCCGCAGGGTAAAATCGGACTATAGGGAAACCATCAACGATCTTCTCCTGGGTAATTTCACAAAAAACTGGACTACCTGGGCGCATACCCAAGGAAAGATCACGAAAAATCAAGCACATGGTTCTCCGGGAAATTTATTGGATTTATATGCTGCGGTGGACATTCCTGAATGCGAAACGTTCGGGTCCAGTTATTTCCCTATCCCAGGATTGAGGAGAGATAGTGCCGATATCCGCAATGTGGACCCAGATCCCATCATGTTGAAGTTTGCTTCTTCAGCAGCACATATCACCGGAAAAAACCTCGTTTCTTCTGAAACCTTTACCTGGCTGGGAGAGCATTTCAAATCCTCCTTTTCCCAAATGAAGCCTGAAGTGGAACAGGCCTTTTTAGCTGGTGTCAATCATATATTTTACCATGGAGTCACCTACAGCCCCGAAGATGTCTCTTACCCGGGATGGCTTTTTTATGCTTCCTTAAACCTCACCCAGCAGAATAGTCTTTGGCCACATATTGATGAATTCAATCAGTTCATCACCAGAACCCAATCCATTCTCCAAACAGGTAAACCTGACAATGAATTATTGGTCTATTGGCCCGTGTATGATGTTTGGTCGGCGCCAAAAGGAAAGATGGAAATGATTACCGTGCATGCAGTGGATGAATGGCTTCACCCGACCGAATTTTACAAACAGTCCAAAAACCTGATGGATTCTGGATATTCCCTGGATTTTATTTCAGATGACATGATTTCAACATCAAGGGTGGAGCAAGGAAGAATTCAAACTTCCGAACAGAACCAGGCTCAGGTATTAATCATTCCCTCAACGGAATTCATGCCCATTGAAACCCTCAAGAATATCTTAAAACTGGCGGAACAAGGGGCACATGTGATCTTTCAGTCAAAACCCAAGTCCACCCCAGGTTATCCTATCGATCAAGCTGCAATGCAAGCAGAACTGGATCAATTATGGGAAACGCTCAATTTTGAAAATGGAAAATCCGAGCATGGAAATGGACAAGTAATTTTGTCCAACTCCATCCAATCTGCCTTGGAAGAACTAGAGATAGAAAGAGAAACCTTGGTAGACTCAGGGCTGGATTTTATACGTAGGAAAACGGAAGATGGTACGTATTACTTTCTTGTCAACCATAGTCCCCATGAAATCAACCAAACTATATCACTGAATGTCACTGCGGAACAATTGGTGGCAATGGATCCATTGACCGGAAGCAGGGGAATCTTGGAATCGAATATTCTAGGCAGCAAAACCAATACGTCAATCTTCTTAAAATCTGGCGAGTCCATTTTTATCAAAGCATTGGAGGAATCTATAGAAACTTCGCTGCCAAGTTGGCCCGATTACAGCAAGGCTGAAAGAAAACAAGACCTCTCTACCAATTGGAGCTTAACATTTAAGGAGGGTCAACCCCACCTTCCTCCCTCCCAACAAATGGACACCATCCAACCATGGACCAACCAGGGAGATCCTAGTGCGGATGATTTTTCCGGACAAGCAGAATACACTTCCAATTTTGATTTGGAAAAAAATGAAGGGAAACGCTATGTATTACAGGTGGATCAAGTGTATGAAAGTGCCAAGGTTTGGATCAATGGGGAGTACGCTGGAGCCATCTGGAGTATTCCTTTTCAACTGGATGTAACCGAGCATCTTAAAAACGGTTCAAACAGCATCAAAATAGAAGTGGCGAATTTGATGGCCAATAGCATCCGTTATTTAGACAGGAATGGAATTCAATGGAGGAATTACCATGAAATCAATTTTGTAAATATTGATTACCAACCCTTTGATGCAAGCAACTGGAATACCATGCCTTCTGGAATTGGAGGAAAAGTTCAACTATTGGAATTTTAA